A genomic stretch from Rhinatrema bivittatum chromosome 9, aRhiBiv1.1, whole genome shotgun sequence includes:
- the LOC115099570 gene encoding alpha-1,4-N-acetylglucosaminyltransferase-like → MQLSWEQSLISNYERISESRKFKNNIQNETLSITDLIYIEGVEALAVAVNPDKEHFWTHISADGFRLAMIWKNGGIYMDTDIISMRPIQEVDFLAAEGSRDCSNGIFGFQRHYQYLWECMEDFVKNYNGAIWGQQGPRLLTRVLARQCELPVFKHVEDVTCGNISILHPQRFYPIPYPAWRRYFEVWDPHGTFNNSYALHLWNFMNKGTKKVIAGSNTVAENLFIKYCPLTYEFIVKATPRK, encoded by the exons ATGCAGCTTTCCTGGGAGCAGTCATTAATTTCTAACTATGAGAGGATAAGTGAATCTAGGAAATTTAAGAACAACATCCAGAATGAGACACTTAGCATCACAGACCTCATttatattgagggagtggaagcccttgcagtTGCA GTAAATCCAGACAAGGAACACTTCTGGACACATATTAGTGCCGATGGCTTCAGGTTAGCAATGATTTGGAAGAATGGTGGGATTTACATGGACACAGATATCATATCCATGAGGCCTATCCAAGAAGTAGATTTCCTGGCAGCTGAGGGATCACGAGATTGTAGCAATGGGATATTTGGTTTCCAAAGGCACTATCAGTATCTATGGGAATGCATGGAAGACTTTGTGAAGAACTACAATGGAGCCATATGGGGACAACAAGGCCCTCGACTGCTTACCCGAGTTTTAGCACGGCAATGTGAGTTGCCAGTTTTCAAGCATGTAGAAGATGTCACATGTGGGAATATTTCCATTTTGCATCCACAACGATTCTATCCAATTCCCTATCCTGCATGGAGACGGTATTTTGAGGTCTGGGACCCCCATGGCACCTTTAATAATTCATATGCCTTGCATTTGTGGAATTTCATGAATAAGGGTACGAAGAAGGTTATTGCTGGAAGCAATACAGTGGCTGAAAATCTCTTTATCAAATACTGTCCACTTACTTATGAATTCATTGTGAAAGCTACACCAAGGAAGTAA